A single Gambusia affinis linkage group LG22, SWU_Gaff_1.0, whole genome shotgun sequence DNA region contains:
- the kidins220b gene encoding kinase D-interacting substrate of 220 kDa B isoform X3 yields MDTTTSIKMTTLAIQNLFSYVEEENLAALKAHLDRFKEVDGRSDNGQTPLMLAAEQGSLEIVQELIRRGANVNLDDVDCWSALISAAKEGHLEVVKELLESSAYIEHRDMGGWTALMWGAYKGRVEVTQLLLEHGANPNTTGQYSVYPIIWAAGRGHADIVKLLLEHGAKVNCSDKYGTTSLIWASRKGHYDCVMHLLEKGADIDQEGANSMTALIVAVKGGYTEVVKELLKRNPNVNMTDKDGNTALMIAAKEGHTEIVQDLLDAGTYVNIPDRSGDTVLIGAVRGGHVEIVRALLHKYADIDIRGQENKTALYWAVEKGNATMVRDILQCNPDTETCTKDGETPLIKATKMRNIDIVELLLDKGAKVSAVDKKGDTPLHVAIRGRSRRLAELLLRNPKDGRLLYRPNKAGETPYNIDCSHQKSILTQIFGARHLSPTETDGDMLGYDLYSSALADILSEPTMQPPICVGLYAQWGSGKSFLLKKLEDEMKTFAGQQIEPLFQFSWLVVFLSLLFCGSVAVVLGFTVDPKLAMAVSLSLLALLYLFFVVVYFGGRREGDSWTWAWLLSTRLARHIGYLELLLRLMFVNPPELPEQSTRALPVRFLFTDYNRLSSVGGETSMAEMIATLSDACEREFGFLATRLFRVFKTEETQGKKKWKKTCCVPSFILFVFVLACLITGMALLAVFKVDGENQTVNAVLIAIGSVVGLALLLNCKTWWQVTDSVLNSQRKRLHSAANRMHKLKSEGFMKVLKNEVELMARMAKTIDSFTQHQTRLVVVIDGLDSCEQDKVLQMLDTVRVLFSKGPFISIFASDPHIIIKAINQNLNSVLRDSNINGHDYMRNIVHLPVFLNSRGLSSARKMCAAAPANGDAANSEVGWHEELDRKLSPHSLGELTKFGSKTTLNRRDTYRRRQVQRSVTRQMSFDLTKLMVTEDWFSDISPQTMRRLLNIVSVTGRLLRANQINFNWDRLASWINLTEQWPYRTSWIILYLEENDGVPDQAALKSIYERVSKNIPTTKDVEPLLEIDGDVRSFEVFLSSRTPVLTARDVRTFLPCTVNLDPKLREIIADVRAAREQMNLGGVTYPAMPLQEAQPRPTSVYSQVSSTCSPSASFSGPFNAPVGGVISPQPHSSYYSGMAGPQHPFYNRGSASVVSGVPAVLLSSMTTDGVCERVRQTEGIDQSMVAQYTATIKKANVNGRVLSQCNIDELKKEMNMNFGDWQLFRATILEMRHIESQVLHEETASEQGSVVGVPTEVGRRAMAPPLAGAANADGSPMYSFNLSFEELSGVGLDEAPRPGNMPWMGGAHRTASMTSLNSQESSNDIGKLTDKQQAEYRNAYQEYIAQMAQLEMSGVGEKPVQPQPGQFMTSSAGDKSKDSTEQDGRKSFNKRSSAKLPADNTDFASSGDALDPITEEDEKSGSSKSLLTRKLSAERGGLFQGAGDLKVKASGGSLRYQKLTSDDEESEESDNPLLPKDGKKPVDVKLPGGSLALKGKDYLSDAMLDKKDSSDSGVRSNESSPNHSLQDEEADLSQLERANLIELDEESAARKRGIPSSLSGLQDPAVTRMSICSEDQCSLLTSSPEESWTSSKSYNLNRTPSNVTLNNNTNARPRPPAEGSTSSNQTSTGDVIIPPTSTTSRPGPNNENVRVVHLKRGLKPGDPPEICTVSSDTVTFAEERESIL; encoded by the exons ATGGACACCACCACGTCCATCAAGATGACCACTCTGGCCATCCAGAACCTGTTCAGCTACGTAGAGGAGGAGAACCTGGCTGCCCTGAAGGCTCACCTGGACCGCTTCAAGGAGGTGGACGGCCGCAGTGAC AACGGCCAGACGCCGCTGATGCTGGCGGCGGAGCAGGGCAGCCTGGAGATCGTCCAGGAGCTCATCAGGAGGGGAGCCAACGTCAACCTGGACGACGTG GACTGCTGGTCGGCTCTGATCTCTGCAGCCAAAGAGGGTCACCTGGAGGTGgtgaaggagctgctggagagCAGCGCCTACATCGAGCACAGAGACATG GGCGGCTGGACGGCTCTGATGTGGGGGGCTTATAAAGGTCGAGTGGAGGTGacccagctgctgctggagcacGGAGCCAATCCCAACACCACAGGACAG TACAGCGTGTATCCCATCATCTGGGCGGCGGGACGGGGACACGCCGACATCgttaagctgctgctggaacaCGGAGCTAAAGTCAACTGTTCAGACAAG TACGGCACCACCTCTCTGATCTGGGCCTCCAGGAAGGGACACTACGACTGCGTGATGCACCTGCTGGAGAAAGGAGCCGACATCGACCAGGAGGGGGCG AACTCCATGACGGCGCTGATCGTGGCGGTGAAGGGCGGCTACACGGAGGTGgtgaaggagctgctgaagagGAACCCCAACGTCAACATGACCGACAAGGACGGCAACACGGCGCTGATGATCGCCGCCAAGGAGGGCCACACCGAGATCGTCCAGGACCTGCTGGACGCCGGGACGTACGTCAACATCCCCGACCGG AGCGGGGACACGGTTCTGATTGGAGCGGTGAGGGGCGGCCATGTGGAGATCGTCAGAGCGCTGCTGCACAAATACGCCGACATCGACATCAGAGGACAG GAGAACAAGACGGCTCTGTACTGGGCCGTGGAGAAGGGAAATGCCACCATGGTCCGGGACATCCTGCAGTGCAACCCCGACACCGAGACGTGCACCAAG GACGGGGAAACGCCGCTGATCAAAGCCACTAAGATGAGGAACATCGACAtcgtggagctgctgctggataAAGGAGCCAAAGTGTCGGCTGTGGACAAG AAAGGAGACACTCCGCTGCACGTTGCcatccgcggccggagccgccgcCTCGCCGAGCTGCTGCTCCGCAACCCCAAAGATGGCCGCCTGCTGTACCGGCCCAACAAGGCCGGAGAGACGCCGTACAACATCGACTGCAGCCACCAGAAGAGCATCCTCACCCAGATCTTCGGCGCTC GTCACCTGTCGCCCACGGAGACGGACGGCGACATGCTGGGCTACGACCTTTACAGCTCGGCTCTGGCCGACATCCTGAGCGAACCCACCATGCAGCCGCCCATCTGCGTGGGTCTGTACGCCCAGTGGGGCTCCGGCAAGTCCTTCCtgctcaagaaactggagg atgAGATGAAGACGTTTGCCGGTCAGCAGATCGAGCCGCTCTTCCAGTTCTCCTGGCTCGTGGTCTTCCTGTCTCTGCTGTTCTGCGGCTCCGTCGCCGTCGTCCTCGGCTTCACCGTCGACCCCAAGCTCGCCATGGCCGTCTCCCTCAGCCTGCTGGCGCTGCTCTACCTCTTCTTCG TGGTGGTGTACTTCGGCGGGCGGCGCGAGGGCGACAGCTGGACGTGGGCGTGGCTGCTGAGCACGCGCCTGGCCCGACACATCGGCtacctggagctgctgctgaggcTGATGTTCGTCAACCCGCCAGAGCTGCCGGAGCAGAGCACCAGAGCCCTGCCTGTCAG GTTCCTGTTCACGGACTACAACCGTCTGTCCAGCGTGGGAGGAGAGACATCCATGGCGGAGATGATTGCAACGCTGTCAGACGCCTGCGAGAGAGAGTTTGGTTTCCTAGCAACACGACTCTTCAGGGTGTTTAAGACGGAGGAGACGCAAG GTAAAAAGAAGTGGAAGAAGACGTGCTGCGTGCCGTCCTTCATCCTCTTCGTCTTCGTCCTGGCCTGCCTGATCACCGGCATGGCGCTGCTGGCCGTCTTTAAGGTGGACGGCGAGAACCAGACGGTGAACGCCGTGCTGATCGCCATCGGCAGCGTGGTCGGCCTCGCACTGCTGCTCAACTGCAAGACGTGGTGGCAGGTCACCGACTCGGTGCTGAACTCGCAGAGGAAGAGGCTCCACAGCGCCGCCAACAGGATGCACAAGCTGAAGAGCGAGGGCTTCATGAAG GTGTTGAAGAACGAGGTGGAGCTGATGGCCAGGATGGCGAAGACCATCGACAGCTTCACGCAGCACCAGACCCGGCTGGTCGTCGTCATCGATGGTCTGGACTCCTGTGAGCAGGATAAAGTCCTGCAGATGCTCGACACG GTCCGGGTTTTATTCTCCAAAGGTCCGTTCATCTCCATCTTCGCCAGCGACCCCCACATCATCATCAAAGCCATcaaccagaacctgaacagcGTCCTGAGAGACTCCAACATCAACGGACACGACTACATGAGGAACATCGTCCACCTGCCCGTCTTCCTCAACAGCAGGGGGCTGTCCAGCGCCAGGAAGATGTGCGCCGCCGCGCCCGCCAACGGGGACGCCGCCAACTCTGAAG TGGGTTGGCACGAAGAGCTGGACAGGAAGTTGTCTCCGCATAGTTTGGGAGAGTTAACAAAGTTTGGCAGCAAGACGACGCTGAACCGCCGG GACACATACCGGCGGCGCCAGGTGCAGCGTTCAGTGACGCGCCAGATGTCGTTCGACCTGACAAAGCTGATGGTGACAGAGGACTGGTTCAGCGACATCAGCCCGCAGACCATGAGGCGGCTGCTGAACATCGTCTCCGTCACAG GTCGCCTCCTGAGAGCCAATCAGATCAACTTCAACTGGGACCGGCTGGCGTCCTGGATCAACCTGACGGAGCAGTGGCCCTACAGGACGTCCTGGATCATCCTGTACCTGGAGGAAAACGACGGCGTCCCCGACCAGGCCGCACTCAAGAGCATCTATGAAAG GGTGTCCAAGAACATCCCCACCACCAAGGACGTGGAGCCGCTGCTGGAGATCGACGGCGACGTCCGCAGCTTCGAGGTCTTCCTGTCGTCACGGACACCGGTCCTGACCGCCAGGGACGTCCGCACCTTCCTGCCCTGCACCGTCAACCTGGACCCCAAGCTGAGGGAGATCATCGCAG ATGTGCGTGCGGCGCGGGAGCAGATGAACCTGGGCGGGGTCACGTACCCCGCCATGCCGCTGCAGGAGGCCCAGCCCCGCCCCACCTCCGTCTACAGCCAGGTGTCGTCCACCTGCTCGCCCTCCGCCTCCTTCAGCGGGCCCTTCAACGCGCCAGTAGGGGGCGTCATCTCCCCGCAGCCGCACAGCAGCTACTACAGCGGCATGGCCGGCCCGCAGCACCCCTTCTACAACAGG GGCTCGGCTTCGGTCGTGTCGGGTGTTCCCGCCGTCCTCCTCAGCTCCATGACGACGGACGGTGTCTGTGAGCGCGTGCGGCAGACCGAGGGCATCGACCAGAGCATGGTGGCCCAGTACACCGCCACCATCAAGAAG GCCAACGTGAACGGCAGAGTTCTGTCCCAGTGCAACATTGATGAGCTGAAGAAGGAGATGAACATGAACTTTGGAGACTGGCAGCTCTTCAGAGCCACG ATCCTGGAGATGCGTCATATCGAGAGTCAAGTGCTGCATGAGGAAACCGCCAGTGAGCAAGGCAGCGTAGTCGGTGTCCCCACGGAGGTCGGAAGGCGGGCCATGGCACCGCCTCTCGCTGGAGCCGCCAACGCCGACGGGTCACCAATGTACAGCTTCAACCTGAGCTTTGAGGAGCTGAGCGGCGTGGGCTTGGACGAGGCACCGCGACCCGGAAACATGCCCTGGATG GGTGGCGCTCACCGAACAGCCAGCATGACCAGCCTGAACTCGCAGGAGTCCTCCAACGACATCGGCAAGCTCACCGACAAGCAGCAGGCCGAGTACCGCAACGCTTACCAGGAGTACATCGCCCAGATGGCGCAGCTGGAGATGAGCGGAGTCGGGGAGAAGCCCGTCCAACCGCAGCCGGGGCAGTTCATGACATCATCAGCCGGGGACAAGAGCAAGGACAGCACCGAGCAAGATGGACGAAAGTCCTTCAACAAGAGAAGCAGCGCCAAACTACCAGCTGACAACACCGACTTTGCCTCTAGTGGCGACGCCCTGGATCCGATCACCGAAGAGGATGAGAAGAGCGGATCCTCAAAGTCCCTGCTGACCCGCAAGCTATCGGCCGAAAGAGGCGGGCTGTTCCAGGGCGCCGGCGACCTGAAGGTGAAGGCCAGTGGCGGCAGTCTGCGCTACCAGAAGCTGACCAGTGACGACGAGGAGTCCGAAGAATCCGACAACCCCCTCCTGCCGAAAGATGGCAAGAAGCCAGTCGATGTCAAGCTGCCTGGCGGGTCACTGGCGCTGAAAGGAAAGGATTACCTTTCAGACGCCATGTTGGATAAGAAGGATTCGTCTGACTCAGGCGTGCGCTCCAACGAAAGCTCGCCCAACCACTCGCTTCAGGATGAGGAGGCTGACTTATCGCAGCTGGAGAGGGCCAACTTGATCGAGCTGGACGAGGAGAGCGCTGCCAGGAAACGCGGCATTCCCAGCAGCCTGAGCGGCCTCCAGGACCCGGCCGTGACCCGGATGTCCATCTGCTCCGAAGATCAGTGCAGCCTGCTGACCAGCAGCCCTGAAGAGAGCTGGACCTCCTCCAAGAGCTACAACCTCAACCGCACGCCCAGCAATGTCACCTTGAACAACAACACCAATGCCCGACCACGCCCACCCGCTGAGGGCTCCACCTCCTCCAACCAGACCTCTACCGGGGATGTCATCATCCCaccgacctccaccaccagcAGGCCCGGCCCCAACAATGAGAACGTCCGAGTGGTCCACCTGAAGAGAGGCCTGAAACCCGGGGATCCTCCAGAGATCTGCACCGTGTCCTCTGACACCGTCACTTTCGCCGAAGAGCGCGAGAGCATCCTGTGA